A window of the Oncorhynchus keta strain PuntledgeMale-10-30-2019 chromosome 21, Oket_V2, whole genome shotgun sequence genome harbors these coding sequences:
- the LOC118374137 gene encoding msx2-interacting protein-like isoform X3, whose product MMVRETRHLWVGNLPEHVREEKIVEHFKRYGRVESVKVLRKRGSEGGVAAFVDFVDIKSAQKAHNAVNKMGDRDLRTDYNEPGSVPSAVRGLDDNPPSSSHGRDVSGFSRGAVGPVFGPPVSLHTREGRYERIRDCSETRERAYDHSPYGHHERTGTFDRQRHYNADYYRDRTMFAAGVSPGPGSSSAMGGSFETPEPHFESRIRGDPFTLSSAARRDPYRDDRGRRVDRTYHHRRSRSSHSSQSRHPSPQRTTGQTPKAPHSPKRAPLSPERGPCSRSRSRSSSSDSVSSTSSTGSGSSDSNSSSSEGSRARSVQSSATHAPPSQPCSMVMEGDEPRRSFGIRVQNLPVRSTDTSLKDGLFHEFKKHGKVTSVQIHGASEDRYGLVFFRQQEDQEKALNVSKGKLFFGMMIEVSVWNGPETESENEFRPLDGRIDEFHPKATRTLFIGNLEKTTSYQQLLDIFQRFGEIVDIDIKKVNGIPQYAFVQYSDIASVCKAIKKMDGEYLGSNRLKLGFGKSMPTTCVWLDGLASNITEQYLTRHFCRYGHVVKVVFDRLKGMALILYNNTDFAQAAVRETKGWKIGGNKIKVDFASQESQMAFYRSMQASGQDIRDFYEIPTERREERPRPPYHEFSAERAYFENVRTPGTIYPEDPHRDYPARSRERYSELEHYQGEHFDPRYHEDPREFRDYRDPFEQDIRKYTYIQRERERERERFEADRVRWSPSHPRRPITPSASPSPSERAPRDPERQVYSQSSERSGSCSSLSPPRFDKADKAPPLEHGASSKSERLEKDAHLVEPERGAGAEKSKRGRRKEKGDKEKGEKNKSRKGKVQSPGIPPSEVKLDPSLDGGSGRGKVSDQDSLERQIYKGDNDPPPSDPTATTSRHEPVKSERLESGKGEIAVKDVKTRSKKHQKSDTGNDGKDPSLDSDRLAARKRRFGDASGRTIRQKRRRLEDGSQPPDFGASTAFSKETDGDNKAQQKDSQRRDSRSKTERLVFPGSQDPVMRGQEVLPEGSMDPIDSKRHSMSRRFSHDGNMDQDNARDQDPPSPFKYGAQDNDKGVKEEPLDIDLSQSYRKQMEQRRLHQQLQEPDKKEKPGSPQDLEREDLEHRSLVHEVGKPPQDVTDNFPSHKLKKLEQFDADISAKRGDRVYRSFRQKSEDPEWNNTASPGLQHFSRRAEDPEWNNTASPGLQHFSHHGEEDFAVSSHLREVKTEDKSHPDLELAVKRTHTMQMSKSNTPLQISEEEREKRWESRVKQDFLPDLNFSSGIAKNPHHRKRLEYGIVHDLEPGEVRSDSEEDRENKPHSPMPSTSVPLSDRQRVDRFSDPKLATLERMKFYSFALDQTITPDTKALLERAKSLSSSREDNWSFLDYDSHFAGLRSRKDTEKVESAPRPTPSWYMKKKKIRSSGSEDKLDDRKEEPKPKPEEHERRELFASRFLHSSIFEQDSRRLQHLERKHEDPEQSHGQQTGQQGPADWQPDTEPVVLFHSRFLEFTRLQQQKDQPLPDVKRADSIDDNRVEKSPEAEQQPLQLPKTSELVMDPEIKPISPAEDMISQPPLMPKEMSRPKQMSPPLPPKQMSPPKHTSPLLPPKEMSPPVETRVMFTPSLEPAALEPLTKEENIKNEQLPPLPQMSPRSMSPPASVNLVAPEPIRLVRKVKRFPSEEKSKDIAQDIKTLTPEQSSNSDCHIHKTLLSRSELELAPPELPPELKSSTPPNLVDEMSKEDTNTEDTDTHTEVEKKRDLNQIQVLVDNETRDESISPQKSKNKKNKSPTQVPLTPLVSANSSEKPLTRKSERTKRASSPRAESLKGSLDSKSTGKSPIHGADPEHGTEQSVYVGRARRRNVKSVYATPVEEDATKGAGKDVTESPRSARKRGGDKDKEAAPQQPLEQDSLAPITSRRGRPPKNRQKGEDMLTAKGDRSKMETKDTDSNESESSERISKVSKGRHSPHGHKVLASQLPMPTVTGSSRKGGKTEPPEDVAQPIDFTEEDNLAMPDSTVSCKEDSVVPVVTKKEENVKQQLGTEKSRDQDGQKIDPIDEKASGTKLGEKETEPPVMEEQPVLEKSGRGKAPRLTRIPKSPVLKNLKIRLNVTEVKDLLQMGDEEPGNQDDSSKKTKPGEPTNDPLLLESSPGQDVSSSNEDKDGVTSENKPPIDPKTLLQQEQELEQAVENIAKLTDPTLPAEPPTPPAQPPAELKIETEEDKPANPASEYELAAAIDSIMGEDIAVPLPQEPVNSAVVDSDLEIPTFIQPTKGAEPVTNISPVQGESFFPTTPRKGAKGRAKTPKRSKSQKSNKKDAVKESSLELENTSVITSDSTPSNEQPVPESIPSSTVAGVITATSWKPETAHLAPKTTDMPKESKLPPAPAEQPPPKHLKPVCPTTKSPTLTKPHTQPPPPECISPSLSPPPTRPNIRTTQPSRIAVSPPDWLNQSKDAIVPSSPRASAAPIENPGLPLDSEHMETDHNISDLRRILMKHKNVSLPVPCSSTAPSNLGTSSLRDPPHPSDGNTPMVVVPSKPPLNDNRLPSHPAQPVVRPPASLPSPESKSVISVIASTATSVISRVCNPPDMEKVNISVDRNPCVDMPLPKQAYRPPSMEDRDSGLYHGPSVGEEGGSAGRYLVESSGLGTGSIPGLRVNTSEGVVVLSHSGQIKEGPQRISAKISQIPPATAVDMESQQLVSMPQIKQEMYTHSQSNTPKCPQIQTDHGHPKTQQPVSAIKQENTSMEKLESPYPSGPQGVVKRLQQTVSSPQVMGYHHPEFTMLLKHPKKVDGADAMTADGGKPSWNSAISPAMSPHLPSPAGNHVGFVSGSATDRTPSHLSGVKQEPRSPRKSGHPHSPFTKVSSPIGGSSPKGLPGMLPSGLPAMQQYVTSVHHPEQSVIMQPHSAHSGIGRMSPHRVSQAIPMGHLVQGEVRVNTPPLSVMSFGMHGDPLASPWSGPLQQRPTSPQAVGRDIVLKVNPGNVRGHEGEQEDARRFHQATGRPSATQLKPETMQVDPRGALRSGLQLDPYMSPRDMRVLMHHPQGERSASEPHQGHIQETVPPSSTSTNITSSLSPRAHLLTKGVSENDGTKPQEVKSPHSPLKDGMMGIRPSLAAMASPQRVQLLPSGTGASFSEYPGMYSNTRAVHSQIPETSFGVNQAPINITSALGTDPSQSQADGKVKQVGHQPVNMVQLLTKYPIVWQGLLALKNDQAAVQLHFVCGNKALALRSLPLPEGGALLRIVQRMRLEASQLDGVARRMTGESEFCLLLALPCGRDQDDVLNQTQALRTAFINYLQAKLAAGIINVPNPGSNQPAYVLQIFPPCEFSESHLSRLAPDLLNRISNISPHLMIVITSV is encoded by the exons ATGATGGTTCGGGAAACCAGGCACCTTTGGGTGGGAAATTTACCCGAACATGTTCGAGAGGAGAAAATTGTCGAACATTTTAAACG CTATGGACGTGTCGAGAGCGTCAAGGTCCTGCGGAAGCGAGGGTCGGAGGGCGGCGTTGCAGCCTTTGTGGATTTTGTGGATATCAAAAGTGCACAGAAGGCTCACAATGCTGTCAACAAGATGGGGGATAGAGACCTGCGCACTGACTACAACGAACCTGGGTCTGTCCCTAGTGCTGTTCGGGGCCTTGATGACAACCCCCCTTCGAGCAGTCATGGGCGGGATGTTTCAGGATTCTCTAGGGGGGCAGTGGGTCCAGTGTTTGGCCCCCCAGTGTCCCTCCACACCAGAGAGGGGCGGTATGAACGGATAAGAGACTG CTCAGAGACCCGGGAGCGTGCATATGATCACAGCCCCTATGGACACCATGAGCGCACTGGCACTTTTGATAGACAGCGCCACTACAACGCAGACTATTACCGTGATCGCACCATGTTTGCAGCTGGAGTTAGCCCTGGGCCAGGAAGTAGCAGTGCAATGGGTGGGAGCTTTGAAACCCCAGAGCCTCATTTTGAGTCCAGGATCCGAGGAGATCCCTTCACCTTGTCTAGTGCTGCACGCCGCGACCCCTATCGAGATGACAGGGGACGTCGTGTTGACAGGACTTACCATCACCGCCGCAGTCGATCATCTCATTCCTCACAGTCTCGACACCCCTCCCCGCAAAGGACCACGGGACAAACACCCAAAGCCCCCCATTCCCCCAAAAGAGCCCCCCTCTCCCCAGAAAGAGGTCCGTGCTCTAGGTCCCGCAGTAGGTCCTCTAGCTCTGATTCTGTCAGCAGCACCAGCAGTACTGGCAGTGGCAG CAGCGATTCAAACAGCAGTTCAAGTGAAGGGTCTCGTGCACGTTCTGTTCAGTCCTCTGCTACACATGCACCTCCCTCTCAGCCCTGTTCCATGGTGATGGAAGGTGATGAGCCACGCAGAAGCTTTGGCATCAGGGTGCAGAACCTACCAGTGCGTTCCACAG ACACAAGTTTGAAAGATGGACTGTTCCATGAGTTCAAGAAACATGGGAAAGTGACATCTGTGCAGATCCACGGGGCCTCAGAGGACCGATATGGTCTGGTGTTCTTCAGGCAGCAGGAAGACCAAGAGAAAGCCCTCAACGTCTCAAAAGGAAAGCTTTTTTTCGGCATGATGATCGAGGTTTCTGTCTGGAACGGCCCTG AAACTGAGAGCGAGAATGAGTTCAGGCCATTAGATGGACGGATTGATGAATTCCACCCCAAGGCCACAAGGACCCTGTTTATCGGCAACTTGGAGAAGACCACCAGTTACCAACAGCTCCTTGATATCTTCCAGCGCTTTGGAGAGATTGTG GATATTGACATTAAAAAAGTCAATGGTATTCCTCAATATGCCTTTGTGCAGTATTCTGATATTGCCAGTGTCTGCAAAGCTATAAAGAAGATGGATGGAGAGTATTTAGGGAGCAACCGGCTCAAG CTGGGTTTTGGAAAGAGTATGCCCACAACATGTGTTTGGCTGGACGGTTTGGCTTCCAACATCACAGAGCAATATCTCACACGCCACTTCTGCCGCTATGGACATGTAGTCAAG GTGGTGTTTGACAGGTTGAAGGGGATGGCTCTCATCTTGTATAACAACACAGATTTTGCACAGGCAGCTGTCAGGGAGACCAAAGGCTGGAAGATTGGAGGCAACAAAATAAAA GTGGATTTTGCCAGCCAAGAGAGTCAGATGGCTTTTTATCGCTCTATGCAGGCCTCGGGGCAAGACATTAGAGACTTCTATGAAATTCCAACTGAAAGAAG GGAGGAACGACCAAGACCTCCATACCATGAGTTCTCAGCAGAAAGAGCTTACTTTGAGAATGTACGCACCCCTGGCACCATTTACCCCGAAGACCCTCACAGAGACTACCCCGCCCGCAGCCGTGAGCGGTATTCGGAGTTGGAGCATTACCAGGGAGAACACTTTGACCCACGCTATCATGAGGACCCTCGGGAGTTCAGGGATTATCGAGATCCTTTTGAGCAGGACATTCGGAAATACACATACATCCAGAGGGAGCGAGAAAGGGAGCGGGAGCGCTTTGAGGCAGACCGAGTTAGGTGGAGCCCGTCTCATCCACGGCGCCCGATCACCCCTTCTGCCTCCCCTTCACCATCTGAGCGTGCTCCCAGAGACCCAGAGCGACAGGTCTACAGCCAGTCCTCTGAGCGAAGTGGTAGTTGCAGCTCACTCTCACCACCACGCTTTGACAAGGCTGACAAGGCTCCTCCATTGGAACATGGAGCCAGCTCTAAGAGTGAGAGGTTGGAAAAAGACGCCCACTTGGTTGAACCTGAGCGTGGAGCTGGGGCTGAGAAAAGCAAGCGGGGAAGACGAAAGGAGAAAGGTGACAAAGAAAAAGGGGAGAAGAATAAATCAAGGAAAGGAAAGGTGCAATCTCCCGGCATCCCACCATCTGAGGTCAAGCTAGATCCCAGCCTGGATGGAGGCTCTGGAAGGGGAAAGGTGTCGGACCAAGACAGCcttgagagacagatatataaagGTGACAATGACCCTCCTCCTTCAGATCCGACAGCGACAACCTCTCGCCATGAGCCTGTGAAAAGTGAGAGACTTGAGTCAGGGAAAGGTGAGATCGCAGTCAAGGATGTTAAAACACGATCCAAGAAACACCAAAAGTCTGACACTGGAAATGATGGGAAAGATCCATCACTGGATTCTGATCGGCTGGCTGCGAGAAAGAGGCGCTTTGGAGATGCCAGTGGGAGGACCATTCGGCAGAAGAGGAGAAGGCTGGAGGATGGGAGTCAACCCCCAGACTTTGGAGCAAGCACTGCCTTTTCAAAAGAGACGGATGGTGACAATAAGGCTCAACAAAAAGACTCCCAGCGGAGGGATTCAAGATCCAAAACGGAGAGGCTGGTGTTTCCTGGTAGTCAGGATCCTGTAATGAGAGGACAGGAAGTGCTGCCCGAGGGGAGCATGGACCCTATAGACTCAAAACGCCACAGCAtgtctagaaggttctcccacgATGGGAACATGGATCAGGATAATGCAAGAGATCAAGATCCACCAAGCCCTTTCAAATATGGTGCACAGGACAATGACAAGGGTGTCAAGGAAGAGCCTCTGGATATTGACCTCTCCCAGAGTTACCGCAAACAGATGGAGCAGAGGAGACTTCACCAACAGCTCCAAGAGCCAGACAAAAAAGAAAAACCAGGAAGTCCACAAGACTTAGAAAGGGAGGATCTTGAACACCGCAGTCTGGTACATGAAGTGGGCAAGCCACCTCAAGACGTCACAGATAATTTCCCATCTCATAAACTCAAGAAACTAGAGCAATTTGATGCAGATATTAGTGCCAAGAGGGGGGACCGTGTCTACAGGAGCTTCAGGCAAAAGAGTGAAGATCCTGAGTGGAACAACACTGCATCTCCAGGCTTGCAACACTTCTCTCGTCGTGCTGAAGATCCTGAGTGGAACAACACTGCATCTCCAGGCTTGCAACACTTTTCTCATCATGGTGAAGAGGACTTTGCGGTATCTTCACACCTCAGGGAGGTTAAAACAGAGGATAAAAGCCATCCAGACCTGGAGCTGGCAGTCAAAAGGACACATACAATGCAAATGTCCAAGTCAAACACTCCTTTACAAATTAGTGAGGAAGAGCGGGAAAAACGTTGGGAAAGCAGAGTCAAGCAAGATTTTTTACCCGACTTAAACTTCTCAAGTGGCATTGCAAAAAATCCACACCATCGCAAGCGTTTGGAGTACGGAATTGTGCATGATTTGGAGCCTGGGGAAGTACGATCCGATTctgaggaggatagagagaacaAACCACACTCTCCTATGCCCTCTACTTCGGTACCTTTGTCTGACAGGCAGAGAGTGGACAGATTTTCAGACCCTAAGCTTGCCACCTTGGAAAGGATGAAGTTCTACTCCTTTGCACTTGACCAAACCATCACACCAGATACCAAGGCCCTGCTAGAGCGAGCAaagtctctgtcctcctctaggGAGGACAACTGGTCTTTCTTGGACTATGATTCACACTTTGCTGGTTTACGCAGTAGGAAAGATACTGAAAAGGTTGAGTCAGCACCTCGACCTACACCCTCTTGGTacatgaagaagaagaaaatTCGCAGTAGTGGGTCTGAAGACAAACTAGATGACCGGAAGGAAGAGCCCAAGCCCAAGCCAGAGGAACATGAACGCAGGGAACTGTTTGCCTCACGTTTCCTTCACAGCTCGATATTTGAGCAGGACTCAAGACGTCTTCAGCACCTTGAGCGAAAGCATGAGGACCCTGAGCAGAGTCATGGTCAGCAAACTGGTCAGCAAGGCCCGGCAGACTGGCAGCCTGACACAGAACCAGTTGTCCTCTTCCATAGCCGCTTTTTGGAGTTCACACGGCTTCAACAGCAGAAAGACCAACCGCTACCGGATGTGAAAAGGGCAGATTCAATAGATGACAATAGGGTGGAGAAGTCACCTGAGGCAGAACAGCAACCTCTGCAGTTACCGAAAACCTCAGAACTTGTCATGGATCCAGAGATTAAACCTATTAGCCCAGCTGAGGACATGATTTCCCAGCCCCCACTTATGCCCAAGGAGATGTCTCGACCCAAGCAGATGTCTCCACCCCTTCCACCCAAGCAGATGTCTCCACCCAAGCATACATCTCCACTCCTTCCACCCAAAGAGATGTCTCCACCAGTGGAAACACGTGTCATGTTTACTCCATCCCTAGAGCCAGCTGCTCTAGAACCTTTGACTAAAGAAGAAAACATAAAAAATGAACAGCTCCCTCCCCTCCCGCAAATGTCTCCCCGTTCGATGTCTCCCCCTGCTTCTGTTAATTTAGTAGCCCCCGAGCCCATTCGTTTGGTGAGAAAAGTTAAAAGATTCCCTAGTGAAGAGAAATCTAAAGATATAGCTCAGGATATTAAAACATTGACCCCTGAGCAGTCTTCCAACAGTGATTGCCATATTCATAAAACGTTATTGAGTCGTTCTGAGCTTGAGCTGGCACCTCCTGAATTACCACCTGAATTGAAAAGTTCCACACCACCTAACCTTGTTGATGAGATGTCAAAAGAGGATACCAACACTGAAGATACAGACACTCATACAGAGGTGGAAAAGAAACGTGATCTTAATCAGATACAGGTGCTTGTTGATAATGAAACCAGAGATGAGTCAATTTCACCACAGAAGTCCAAGAACAAAAAGAATAAGTCTCCTACTCAAGTCCCACTGACTCCTTTGGTTTCAGCAAATAGTTCAGAGAAACCGCTTACACGCAAGAGTGAACGCACAAAGCGTGCATCATCCCCTAGAGCGGAGTCTTTGAAGGGAAGCTTGGATTCCAAATCCACAGGCAAGTctcccatacatggtgcagaccccGAGCATGGCACTGAGCAAAGTGTATATGTTGGAAGAGCAAGACGTAGAAATGTGAAATCTGTATATGCCACCCCAGTTGAGGAAGATGCCACTAAGGGGGCTGGAAAGGATGTAACTGAGTCACCACGTTCTGCACGAAAGCGAGGTGGAGACAAAGACAAAGAAGCAGCCCCTCAGCAACCATTAGAACAGGATTCACTTGCACCTATCACCTCAAGGCGGGGACGTCCTCCTAAGAATCGCCAAAAAGGAGAGGACATGTTAACAGCTAAAGGGGATAGATCAAAAATGGAGACCAAGGATACGGACTCCAATGAATCAGAGAGTAGTGAAAGAATCTCAAAAGTGTCAAAAGGCAGACATTCTCCTCATGGTCATAAAGTGTTGGCAAGTCAGTTACCCATGCCCACAGTGACTGGATCCAGTAGGAAGGGGGGAAAAACTGAGCCCCCTGAAGATGTTGCTCAACCGATAGATTTTACAGAGGAGGACAATTTGGCCATGCCAGATTCCACTGTCTCATGTAAAGAAGATTCTGTGGTGCCAGTTGTGACAAAAAAAGAGGAGAATGTCAAGCAACAACTAGGAACAGAGAAATCAAGAGATCAAGACGGGCAGAAAATTGACCCTATTGACGAGAAAGCCAGTGGAACTAAATTAGGTGAGAAAGAGACTGAACCTCCAGTCATGGAAGAACAGCCTGTTTTGGAGAAGAGTGGGAGAGGAAAAGCCCCACGCTTGACACGGATTCCAAAATCTCCTGTCCTCAAGAACCTCAAGATCAGACTAAATGTCACTGAGGTGAAAGATTTACTTCAAATGGGGGATGAAGAACCCGGAAATCAGGATGATTCTTCTAAAAAGACTAAACCAGGCGAACCTACTAATGACCCATTATTATTAGAGTCTAGTCCAGGACAAGATGTGAGTTCTAGCAACGAGGATAAAGATGGGGTGACATCAGAGAATAAGCCTCCAATAGATCCTAAAACTTTGCTACAACAGGAACAGGAGCTGGAGCAAGCTGTGGAGAACATTGCTAAACTGACAGACCCAACCCTCCCAGCTGAGCCACCCACTCCACCTGCCCAACCACCTGCAGAATTAAAAATTGAGACTGAGGAAGACAAACCAGCCAATCCTGCTAGTGAGTATGAACTTGCTGCTGCAATTGATTCCATTATGGGTGAGGATATAGCCGTCCCTCTGCCCCAAGAGCCGGTAAATAGTGCAGTTGTGGATTCAGATCTAGAGATTCCAACCTTCATCCAGCCGACCAAGGGAGCTGAACCTGTGACTAACATATCTCCTGTTCAGGGGGAGTCCTTTTTCCCAACCACACCCAGGAAAGGTGCTAAGGGCAGAGCTAAAACGCCGAAGCGGTCTAAGAGCCAAAAGTCTAACAAAAAGGATGCTGTAAAAGAAAGTTCATTAGAACTGGAGAACACCTCTGTTATCACATCAGACAGCACACCCTCCAACGAACAGCCTGTTCCAGAAAGTATTCCCTCATCTACAGTTGCTGGTGTCATTACAGCCACCTCTTGGAAGCCTGAAACGGCGCATTTGGCTCCCAAGACTACAGACATGCCTAAAGAATCAAAGTTGCCTCCAGCCCCTGCAGAGCAACCTCCACCTAAACATCTGAAACCTGTCTGCCCCACAACCAAAAGTCCCACTCTCACCAAGCCTCatacacaaccaccaccaccggAGTGCATCTCACCCTCACTTTCTCCACCCCCAACCCGGCCAAACATCAGAACCACACAGCCAAGCAGGATCGCAGTTTCCCCACCAGATTGGCTCAACCAGTCCAAGGATGCAATTGTCCCTTCCTCTCCTAGAGCATCAGCAGCTCCCATAGAGAACCCAGGACTTCCCCTTGACTCTGAGCACATGGAGACTGATCACAACATCAGTGACTTGCGTAGGATTCTCATGAAGCACAAAAATGTTTCACTCCCAGTCCCATGCAGTAGTACTGCTCCTTCCAATCTGGGCACCTCGTCCCTTAGGGATCCTCCACATCCTTCTGATGGTAATACGCCAATGGTTGTTGTACCTAGTAAGCCCCCTCTAAATGACAACAGGCTGCCATCTCATCCAGCTCAGCCTGTAGTCCGGCCCCCAGCCTCACTACCATCCCCTGAGTCGAAGTCTGTGATTTCTGTTATCGCCTCCACTGCCACTTCTGTTATCAGTCGTGTTTGCAATCCACCCGACATGGAGAAAGTTAATATATCGGTTGACAGAAATCCCTGTGTGGACATGCCACTTCCCAAGCAGGCATACAGGCCGCCCAGCATGGAGGACAGGGACAGTGGTTTGTACCATGGACCTTCAGttggtgaggagggtggaagtGCTGGGAGGTACTTGGTTGAGAGCTCCGGTCTGGGTACGGGCTCTATCCCAGGTCTAAGGGTGAATACCTCAGAGGGAGTGGTGGTGCTGAGTCACTCAGGGCAGATCAAGGAGGGACCACAGAGGATCAGTGCCAAAATCAGCCAGATCCCACCAGCTACTGCAGTTGACATGGAATCTCAGCAGCTTGTGTCCATGCCCCAAATAAAACAGGAGATGTATACCCACTCCCAGTCAAACACTCCAAAGTGTCCTCAAATACAGACAGACCATGGGCATCCTAAGACGCAACAACCTGTGTCTGCTATTAAACAAGAAAACACTAGTATGGAAAAGTTAGAATCTCCCTACCCATCAGGGCCTCAAGGAGTTGTGAAGAGGCTCCAGCAGACGGTTAGTAGTCCACAAGTGATGGGTTACCATCATCCAGAGTTCACAATGTTATTGAAGCATCCAAAAAAAGTGGATGGGGCTGATGCGATGACTGCTGATGGGGGTAAACCATCTTGGAACTCTGCCATAAGTCCTGCAATGAGCCCCCACTTGCCCTCTCCGGCTGGCAACCACGTAGGCTTTGTTTCCGGCTCGGCCACTGACAGAACTCCATCACATCTCAGTGGGGTCAAACAGGAGCCCCGTTCTCCTCGCAAGTCAGGCCACCCACACTCTCCGTTCACTAAAGTGTCCTCTCCCATTGGCGGTTCCTCTCCGAAAGGCCTCCCTGGGATGCTGCCCTCTGGCCTTCCCGCCATGCAGCAGTATGTCACCAGTGTCCACCACCCTGAGCAGTCTGTTATCATGCAACCTCACAGTGCTCACAGTGGCATTGGCAGGATGTCACCCCATCGTGTCTCCCAAGCAATCCCCATGGGGCACCTTGTCCAAGGAGAGGTCAGGGTGAACACACCACCCCTCTCTGTGATGAGTTTCGGGATGCATGGAGACCCTCTTGCCTCTCCCTGGTCTGGTCCTCTCCAGCAACGTCCCACCTCGCCCCAGGCGGTAGGCAGAGACATAGTCCTCAAGGTTAACCCTGGGAATGTAAGGGGCCACGAGGGAGAGCAAGAGGATGCCAGACGCTTCCATCAGGCCACagggagaccatctgccacccaGCTGAAACCAGAGACTATGCAGGTGGATCCCCGCGGAGCTCTACGTAGCGGGCTACAGCTGGACCCGTACATGTCACCCAGGGACATGCGTGTACTCATGCACCACCCGCAGGGAGAGCGCTCTGCCTCAGAACCGCACCAGGGACACATCCAAGAGACTGTCCCACCCTCTTCGACATCTACCAATATCACCTCGTCCCTGTCCCCCAGGGCACATCTGCTGACTAAAGGTGTTTCTGAGAATGATGGCACAAAGCCACAGGAGGTCAAGAGCCCACACTCTCCTCTGAAGGATGGGATGATGGGGATTCGGCCATCTTTGGCCGCCATGGCGTCCCCACAAAGGGTGCAGTTGCTGCCATCGGGGACCGGAGCTTCCTTCTCAGAGTATCCAGGAATGTACAGCAACACCCGGGCCGTCCATTCCCAGATCCCAGAGACTTCTTTTGGGGTCAACCAGGCACCTATCAACATCACTTCTGCCTTA GGTACAGACCCCAGTCAGTCACAAGCTGATGGCAAGGTGAAACAAGTTGGACACCAACCTGTCAACATGGTGCAGCTGCTCACG AAGTACCCGATAGTGTGGCAAGGGCTGCTAGCACTGAAGAATGACCAAGCTGCTGTCCAGTTGCATTTTGTCTGTGGTAACAAAGCATTGGCTCTACGATCGCTGCCCTTACCAGAGGGAGGAGCGCTGCTTCGGATCGTCCAGAGAATGAGACTTGAGGCATCACAACTGGATGGTGTGGCTAGAAGAATGACT GGGGAGAGTGAGTTCTGTCTCCTGCTAGCTCTGCCTTGTGGACGGGACCAGGACGATGTCCTGAATCAGACCCAGGCCCTAAGGACCGCTTTCATAAACTACTTGCAGGCCAAGCTGGCTGCAGGCATCATCAATGTCCCCAACCCAGGCTCCAATCAG CCTGCCTATGTGTTGCAGATATTCCCACCATGCGAGTTTTCAGAGAGCCACTTATCCCGGCTAGCCCCTGACCTCCTCAACCGGATCTCCAATATCTCCCCTCACCTCATGATTGTCATCACCTCTGTGTAA